A portion of the Paenibacillus hamazuiensis genome contains these proteins:
- a CDS encoding carbohydrate ABC transporter permease, with protein MKRATYSRLLLELAAVLLACCVIVPFAMICIGSVKNVREAALFSLSLPTEWAFGNYAEVVKAAHIGRGFFNSFFISGLVVLSVAVCASMAAFVIQRRNDRLLRAVYYLFIMGLIVPASIIPTIKLMMDLHIHNTYPGIVLYYTSVLLPFSVFLLTGFMKSVPRELDESAVIDGCGFFRLYVSIVLPLLISVLVTVTIVVMMAVWNDFFGPFYLITDSTKWTIILSVYSFVTQYNTNWGLVFAFMVMVISPVLVIYLFLQKYIIEGLTAGSLKG; from the coding sequence GTGAAACGTGCGACTTATTCGCGGCTCCTTCTTGAGCTTGCGGCGGTGCTGCTGGCCTGCTGCGTGATCGTTCCATTTGCGATGATCTGCATCGGCTCGGTCAAAAACGTGCGCGAAGCCGCGCTTTTCTCCTTGTCGCTGCCGACCGAATGGGCTTTCGGCAACTATGCGGAAGTGGTGAAGGCCGCCCATATCGGCCGCGGTTTTTTCAACAGCTTTTTCATCTCCGGACTGGTTGTGCTGAGTGTGGCCGTATGCGCTTCGATGGCGGCCTTCGTGATCCAGCGCCGAAACGACAGGCTGCTTCGCGCGGTGTATTACCTGTTCATCATGGGGCTGATCGTACCGGCGTCGATCATTCCGACGATCAAGCTGATGATGGACCTGCACATTCACAATACGTATCCGGGCATCGTGCTTTATTATACGTCCGTGCTGCTGCCGTTCTCCGTGTTCCTGCTGACGGGTTTTATGAAGTCGGTGCCGCGGGAGCTGGACGAATCGGCGGTGATCGATGGCTGCGGCTTTTTCCGCCTGTATGTGTCCATAGTATTGCCGCTGCTCATCTCGGTGCTCGTCACGGTGACGATCGTCGTCATGATGGCGGTATGGAACGACTTTTTCGGGCCGTTTTACCTGATTACCGACAGCACGAAATGGACGATCATTCTTTCCGTATACAGCTTCGTGACGCAATACAACACAAATTGGGGGCTCGTGTTCGCTTTTATGGTGATGGTCATCTCCCCGGTGCTGGTCATTTATTTGTTTCTGCAAAAATATATCATCGAGGGGCTCACGGCCGGTTCGTTAAAAGGCTGA
- a CDS encoding carbohydrate ABC transporter permease, with the protein MVKSLKYPYYFVLPALLIYTLLSVTPKLMGFYYSMTDWNLHAKEIAFIGLDNYRKMFADEEMIGAFKNTIVFAFFATILQNVCGLGLAMLLNAKLRLQNVLRTVFFLPYVIAPIITGYIFTALYHPEHGLVNEALRLIGLGALAQDWLNDPNYAMFSVIVTDIWRLSGFAMVIYLAGLQIIPKDLTEAAQIDGAGFWQRFRNIIFPLLAPSFTVNFLLSLIGSMKVFELVMVLTRGGPGYATQVFNTYILSAFSSGIYGYGTAVNVVLFLLITAIGIPVLVGLRRRELEM; encoded by the coding sequence ATGGTAAAATCGCTCAAATACCCTTACTACTTCGTTCTGCCCGCGCTGCTCATCTACACGCTGCTGTCGGTGACGCCGAAGCTGATGGGCTTTTATTACAGCATGACCGACTGGAATTTGCATGCGAAGGAAATTGCGTTCATCGGTCTGGACAATTACCGGAAAATGTTCGCAGATGAAGAGATGATCGGCGCGTTCAAAAATACGATCGTTTTCGCCTTCTTCGCAACGATCCTGCAAAACGTTTGCGGGCTCGGCCTGGCCATGCTGCTGAACGCGAAGCTGCGGCTGCAAAACGTGCTGCGCACCGTTTTTTTCCTGCCCTACGTGATCGCCCCGATCATCACGGGCTACATTTTCACGGCGCTGTACCATCCTGAGCACGGCCTCGTCAACGAGGCGCTGCGCCTGATCGGGCTGGGTGCGCTGGCCCAGGACTGGCTGAACGATCCGAACTATGCGATGTTTTCCGTCATCGTCACGGACATTTGGCGGCTGTCGGGCTTCGCGATGGTCATTTACCTGGCGGGGCTGCAAATCATTCCGAAAGATTTGACGGAAGCGGCACAAATCGATGGGGCCGGCTTTTGGCAAAGGTTCAGAAACATCATTTTCCCATTGCTCGCCCCGTCGTTCACGGTCAATTTCCTGCTGTCGCTCATCGGATCGATGAAGGTGTTCGAGCTGGTGATGGTGCTGACCCGGGGCGGCCCGGGTTACGCGACGCAGGTGTTTAACACGTATATACTGAGCGCCTTCAGTTCGGGAATTTACGGGTACGGCACCGCCGTGAACGTCGTGCTGTTCCTGCTGATCACCGCGATCGGCATTCCCGTTCTGGTCGGGCTGCGGCGAAGGGAGCTGGAGATGTGA
- a CDS encoding ABC transporter substrate-binding protein has translation MGHNLRWKRLSAVALSGIALASLTACGTGAPAQTGGSAASGGAQSPAPAAKKADPVTLTFVVPNTTTTQPYVDIFKKYEEKTGNKVEIQALPSGEDYGRLLLTRFSTKDYPDLFYMDPGTKQYVKFRADEELYDFTNEDFTQRMTDSIKQFQTLNGKIYGIPWGSSGGLGFYYNKDAFKKAGVDVPSNYADLLTVLGKLKAAGITPMYEAVKDAWPVQIFSLAGWSTFVDPAIGKDGVDKLERNELKLADIPQLKQLFQRQYELKSKGYYQNSPLAGTYDEQQDLLGKGQVGVVLQLESMLPSLAKKFGEDFVRTKIGFFPMPSDTDKGVATITPPNQLLVPKNGKKAKAAVDLIRFMTTKEALDIWYKANPGVPVYKEATSQLYPAQEDVVKYTQEGKAQVNIKNRLTASMVDYDKILQNMFINGNVDEALKQVDDKYRKDGANKKLPGF, from the coding sequence ATGGGTCACAACTTGAGATGGAAACGCTTATCTGCTGTTGCTCTCAGCGGTATCGCCTTGGCATCGCTAACCGCCTGCGGTACCGGAGCGCCGGCGCAAACCGGCGGCAGCGCAGCTTCGGGAGGAGCCCAGTCGCCCGCGCCTGCGGCGAAAAAAGCCGATCCGGTGACGCTCACCTTCGTCGTGCCGAATACGACGACGACGCAGCCTTATGTCGATATTTTCAAAAAATACGAGGAAAAGACCGGCAACAAGGTCGAGATTCAGGCGCTGCCGAGCGGGGAGGATTACGGAAGGCTGCTGCTCACCCGCTTTTCGACCAAGGATTATCCGGATCTGTTTTACATGGACCCGGGCACGAAGCAATACGTGAAATTTCGCGCCGACGAAGAGCTTTACGACTTCACGAACGAGGATTTTACCCAGCGCATGACCGACAGCATCAAGCAGTTCCAGACGTTGAACGGCAAAATTTACGGCATCCCGTGGGGCTCCTCCGGCGGACTCGGCTTTTATTACAACAAGGATGCGTTCAAAAAAGCCGGCGTCGACGTGCCAAGCAATTACGCGGATCTGCTCACCGTCCTGGGCAAGCTGAAGGCGGCCGGCATTACGCCGATGTACGAGGCGGTCAAGGATGCCTGGCCGGTGCAAATTTTTTCGCTCGCCGGCTGGTCTACGTTCGTCGATCCGGCGATCGGCAAGGATGGCGTCGACAAGCTCGAGCGCAATGAACTGAAGCTTGCCGACATCCCGCAGCTGAAGCAGCTGTTCCAGCGCCAATACGAGCTGAAGAGCAAGGGCTACTACCAAAACAGCCCGCTCGCCGGCACATACGACGAGCAGCAGGACTTGCTCGGCAAAGGCCAAGTCGGCGTCGTGCTTCAGCTCGAAAGCATGCTGCCGTCGCTCGCCAAAAAATTCGGCGAAGACTTCGTGCGCACGAAGATCGGTTTTTTCCCGATGCCGTCCGACACGGACAAGGGCGTCGCGACGATCACTCCGCCGAACCAACTGCTCGTGCCGAAAAACGGCAAAAAAGCGAAGGCGGCCGTCGATCTGATCCGCTTCATGACGACGAAGGAGGCACTCGACATCTGGTATAAGGCCAACCCCGGCGTGCCGGTATATAAGGAAGCGACGTCCCAGCTTTATCCTGCGCAGGAGGATGTCGTGAAATATACGCAGGAGGGCAAGGCGCAGGTCAATATCAAAAACCGTCTGACGGCGTCGATGGTCGACTACGATAAAATTTTGCAGAACATGTTCATTAACGGCAATGTGGACGAGGCGCTAAAGCAGGTGGACGACAAGTACCGCAAGGACGGCGCGAACAAAAAGCTGCCGGGATTTTAA
- a CDS encoding sensor histidine kinase: protein MGSWLRTAVQPIRARFHTIRYKMFVIFLLITVPSIATIGVVSYSYSYESQKDRVEGVGKMSVSQIQRNLDFHLEQVKNKLLSPYYNSEFIDTINRYDELGDVQRLQFHQSMRDFFSKNFYVPPQRDLAGFYIFLGSGELIYQTAGLDPDLLKESYRSEDWVRRTVDRRGTVYFSGAYPDHIRGERRFLYGASIMVRDLSSNRNMYSIIRSEYKFDSIEEMSRLSGLGSSSKVLLLDGDSRVLYSTGEETPGTPWRLSAAPVLTEAQSFWLESGAQKWLVSGIRSGVADWSILILTPEKEVFDAAIKIRQSTWIVALTALIVTAAMSALFSSYLTKPILTLYRAVSAVKQGNLSIRAQVNRDDETGKIAVNFNSMVDEIQNLINTKYVYQLKLREAELAMLYSQINPHFLYNTLDSIRSMADYYDAEEIVQMTTSLADMFRYSTTSSEMVTVEQELRHIRDYLTIQLLRFGSKIQVKMDVAEPLMTRRIPKMTLQPLVENAIYHGLEKKKGPGLLTIRGWEEGESIGFAVEDDGEGIEPSRLERIRAALRAIEQGPAAIHDNRSMGIGLINVHARLAIKFGAGYEMRVSSAPRQGTSVTIRLPKGDAGPGDGR, encoded by the coding sequence GTGGGTTCATGGCTTCGCACGGCCGTACAGCCGATCCGCGCGCGCTTTCATACGATACGCTACAAAATGTTCGTGATCTTCCTGCTGATCACCGTGCCGAGCATCGCCACCATCGGGGTTGTCTCCTATTCGTATTCGTACGAGTCGCAGAAAGACCGGGTCGAAGGCGTGGGCAAAATGTCGGTGTCGCAAATTCAGCGCAACCTCGATTTTCATCTGGAGCAGGTCAAAAACAAGCTGCTTTCGCCGTATTACAACAGCGAGTTTATCGATACGATCAACCGGTACGATGAGCTGGGCGACGTGCAAAGGCTGCAATTTCATCAAAGCATGCGCGATTTTTTCTCGAAAAATTTCTACGTTCCGCCGCAGCGGGATTTGGCGGGATTTTACATTTTTCTGGGAAGCGGAGAGCTGATTTACCAAACGGCGGGACTTGACCCCGATCTGCTCAAGGAAAGCTATCGCAGCGAAGATTGGGTGCGGCGCACTGTGGATCGGCGGGGCACGGTATACTTCAGCGGCGCCTATCCCGATCATATTCGCGGCGAGCGCCGGTTTTTGTACGGCGCCTCGATCATGGTACGCGATTTGTCCAGCAACCGCAACATGTACAGCATCATTCGCTCGGAGTACAAGTTCGACTCGATCGAAGAAATGAGCCGACTTTCCGGCCTCGGCAGTTCGAGCAAGGTGCTGCTGCTGGACGGAGACAGCCGCGTGCTGTATTCGACGGGCGAGGAGACGCCCGGAACGCCATGGCGGCTGTCCGCCGCTCCCGTGCTGACCGAAGCGCAAAGCTTCTGGCTCGAAAGCGGGGCGCAAAAGTGGCTCGTCAGCGGCATCCGCTCGGGAGTGGCGGACTGGTCGATCCTGATCCTCACGCCGGAGAAGGAAGTGTTTGACGCCGCGATCAAAATCCGCCAATCGACCTGGATCGTCGCGCTCACCGCGCTGATCGTCACGGCGGCGATGTCGGCGCTGTTTTCCTCGTATTTGACGAAGCCGATTCTGACTTTGTACCGGGCGGTGAGCGCCGTCAAGCAGGGCAATCTGAGCATCCGCGCGCAGGTTAACCGCGACGACGAGACCGGCAAAATCGCCGTCAATTTCAACAGCATGGTCGACGAGATCCAAAACCTGATCAACACCAAATACGTTTACCAGCTTAAGCTGCGGGAAGCGGAGCTGGCGATGCTGTATTCGCAGATCAACCCGCATTTTTTGTACAACACGCTCGACAGCATCCGTTCGATGGCCGACTACTACGACGCGGAAGAAATCGTGCAGATGACGACGTCGCTGGCCGATATGTTCCGCTACAGCACGACGAGCAGCGAAATGGTTACCGTGGAACAGGAGCTTCGACATATCCGCGATTATTTGACGATTCAGCTGCTGCGCTTCGGCTCGAAGATTCAGGTGAAGATGGACGTCGCCGAGCCGCTTATGACGCGCCGCATCCCGAAAATGACTTTGCAGCCTCTCGTGGAAAACGCGATCTACCACGGTCTGGAAAAAAAGAAAGGCCCTGGCCTGCTGACGATCCGCGGCTGGGAGGAGGGCGAGTCGATCGGCTTTGCCGTCGAAGACGACGGGGAGGGGATCGAGCCGTCGCGGCTGGAGCGCATCCGCGCGGCGCTGCGGGCGATTGAGCAAGGCCCCGCGGCAATCCACGACAACCGCTCGATGGGCATCGGGCTGATCAACGTGCATGCGAGACTGGCGATCAAATTTGGCGCAGGCTATGAGATGCGCGTAAGCAGTGCGCCCCGGCAGGGCACGTCGGTGACGATCCGGCTGCCGAAAGGCGATGCCGGGCCGGGCGACGGCAGGTGA
- a CDS encoding family 43 glycosylhydrolase — MPEHTNENNHPVPLLRGDYPDPSIVRVGSDYYMTHSSLHYTPGLLIWHSTDLFRWRPVGKALEAHAGNVYAPELIFADGRFCIYFPSNHTIYAVTAERPEGPWSDPVPLHIDGIDPGHLRAPDGKRYLYINNGKMAELRQGGLAVNSELRKVYDGWPIPDDMLVEGFCLESPKLLYKDGYYHMVSAQGGTAGPATSHMAVSSRSRSPCGPWEHSPYNPVVHTESAEERWWSKGHGTLVDTPDGRWYIVYHAYEKGFYPLGRMTLIEPVEWTEDGWFRLSAWSVEERKLAAELEELPNGLALSDDFRSNRLGLQWSFWKEHERSRYAAGDGVLRLKAKGSSPADANPLLCAPPDPAYEAQVEVSFGTEGAAGLVLFYNEKTFSGIAVSAGELIRFRRGQAGAQIPFDGAKGCIHLKLRNDRHTVTLYYSENGELWTRFPSAIDVSAYHHNAFGEFLSLRLGLYASGSGEAEFRDFRYTALG, encoded by the coding sequence ATGCCCGAACATACAAACGAAAACAATCATCCGGTTCCGCTGCTCCGCGGGGATTATCCGGATCCGTCGATCGTCAGAGTCGGTTCGGATTACTACATGACGCACTCCTCGCTGCATTATACGCCCGGGCTGCTCATCTGGCATTCCACCGATCTGTTTCGCTGGAGACCTGTCGGAAAGGCTCTCGAAGCTCATGCCGGCAACGTTTATGCACCTGAGCTTATTTTTGCGGACGGACGGTTCTGCATCTATTTTCCGAGCAATCATACGATTTATGCGGTGACGGCGGAACGGCCGGAAGGGCCATGGAGCGATCCGGTCCCGTTGCACATCGACGGAATCGATCCGGGGCATCTGCGGGCTCCGGACGGGAAGCGATATTTGTACATCAATAACGGAAAAATGGCGGAGCTGCGGCAGGGCGGGCTTGCGGTCAACAGCGAGCTGCGCAAAGTATACGACGGATGGCCGATTCCGGACGACATGCTCGTCGAAGGCTTTTGCCTGGAGTCGCCGAAGCTGCTGTACAAGGACGGTTATTATCATATGGTGTCCGCCCAAGGCGGAACCGCCGGGCCGGCAACGAGCCATATGGCCGTGTCGTCGCGCAGCCGGTCTCCTTGCGGACCTTGGGAGCATTCGCCGTACAATCCGGTTGTACACACGGAGTCGGCGGAAGAGCGGTGGTGGTCCAAAGGCCACGGCACTCTGGTGGATACCCCGGACGGGCGGTGGTACATCGTTTATCATGCCTACGAAAAAGGCTTTTACCCGCTGGGGCGCATGACGCTGATCGAACCGGTGGAATGGACGGAGGACGGCTGGTTTCGTTTATCCGCATGGAGCGTGGAGGAGCGCAAGCTGGCGGCGGAGCTGGAGGAGCTGCCGAACGGGCTTGCGCTGTCGGACGATTTTCGCTCGAACCGTCTCGGGCTGCAGTGGAGCTTCTGGAAGGAGCATGAGCGATCACGGTATGCGGCGGGAGACGGAGTGCTGCGCTTGAAAGCGAAAGGATCGTCCCCCGCGGACGCAAATCCGCTGCTGTGTGCGCCTCCCGATCCGGCGTATGAGGCTCAGGTGGAGGTCAGCTTCGGCACGGAGGGGGCGGCAGGGCTTGTGCTTTTTTACAACGAGAAAACCTTTTCCGGCATCGCCGTTTCCGCCGGGGAGCTGATCCGTTTTCGGCGCGGTCAGGCGGGAGCGCAGATTCCATTTGACGGCGCAAAGGGATGCATTCATTTGAAGCTGAGAAACGACAGGCACACGGTGACGCTATACTATAGCGAGAATGGAGAGCTTTGGACCCGGTTTCCTTCCGCCATAGACGTCTCCGCTTATCACCATAACGCTTTCGGAGAGTTCCTCAGCCTGCGGCTCGGTTTGTACGCATCCGGGAGCGGTGAGGCGGAGTTCAGGGATTTTCGCTACACGGCGCTGGGCTGA
- a CDS encoding nucleoside hydrolase: MRNFMPYDVPQQKKIRLIVNTDAKNEADDQFAIVHALLTPRFNIKGIIAAHFGTHRTTESMMESYCECEHILSLMGMTGEVDLYKGAERAIPDETTPVHSEGADLIIREALKDDPMPLYVVFLGPLTDLASAYLAEPRIAGRLTAVWIGGGKWPEGEREFNLMNDIDAANVVMASPIDLWMVPRTVYATIRVSLAELALKVRPYGEIGQYLFRQMIEVNEAGANNPEFPYGEMWSLGDSPAISLLINQHRYHYELKPAPRFTKDMFYVHYQNERMIRVYNYVDSRFTLEDMFAKIALFHAYKE, translated from the coding sequence ATGAGAAACTTTATGCCCTATGATGTGCCGCAGCAAAAAAAGATCAGGCTGATCGTCAACACCGATGCGAAAAACGAGGCCGACGACCAGTTTGCGATCGTTCACGCGCTGCTGACTCCGCGTTTTAATATCAAAGGCATTATCGCCGCACATTTCGGCACCCACCGGACGACGGAATCGATGATGGAAAGCTACTGCGAATGCGAGCATATTTTGTCGCTGATGGGCATGACCGGCGAGGTCGATTTGTACAAGGGCGCCGAACGGGCGATTCCGGACGAGACGACCCCGGTCCATTCCGAAGGAGCGGACCTGATCATCCGCGAGGCGCTGAAGGACGACCCGATGCCGCTGTATGTCGTGTTTCTCGGTCCGCTGACCGATCTGGCCAGCGCTTATTTGGCCGAGCCGCGCATTGCGGGACGGCTGACGGCGGTCTGGATCGGCGGCGGCAAATGGCCGGAAGGCGAGCGGGAGTTCAACCTGATGAACGACATCGACGCGGCCAACGTAGTGATGGCTTCGCCGATCGACCTGTGGATGGTGCCGCGTACCGTCTATGCGACGATTCGCGTCTCGCTCGCGGAGCTGGCGCTTAAAGTTCGTCCATACGGTGAGATCGGGCAATATTTGTTCCGTCAAATGATCGAGGTGAACGAAGCCGGCGCGAACAATCCGGAGTTTCCTTACGGTGAAATGTGGTCGCTGGGCGATTCTCCGGCGATCAGCCTGCTGATCAACCAGCACCGGTACCATTACGAGCTGAAGCCGGCGCCGCGTTTTACGAAGGATATGTTTTACGTGCACTACCAAAATGAAAGAATGATCCGCGTCTACAACTATGTCGACTCGAGGTTTACGCTGGAGGATATGTTTGCCAAAATCGCGCTGTTCCACGCTTACAAGGAATAG
- a CDS encoding LacI family DNA-binding transcriptional regulator, whose amino-acid sequence MKMEDIAKLAGVSKSAVSIALSGKPGIGAETREKILKIVKDTGYLPRPMVRAGQASGVSNTLRFVACTNSGIVLEQYYKQPFFMELIHDIEEQCRSRGYSLLFSSVHTGDFESAVAELEEGHESGGIILLGTNLTARQVQFVAGKQPRLVVLDTCYETLPVHFIVMNNVMGAYQAARHLMDLGHRRIGYVQSHSRMHNFDSRKKGFLSALGEEGIGPDEELLFSAAPTTFSAQEELKERFAALGDRMPTALFCECDYIAISVVKTLTELGIRVPEDISIVGFDDIHEATVISPELTTVHVEKGKIAELAVSTLVDMIEGGSTVKTKSLIDTKLVVRQSSRAI is encoded by the coding sequence ATGAAAATGGAAGACATCGCGAAGCTCGCAGGCGTCTCCAAATCGGCGGTTTCGATCGCGCTTAGCGGCAAACCCGGCATCGGCGCGGAAACGCGCGAGAAAATATTGAAAATCGTGAAGGACACCGGCTATTTACCCAGACCGATGGTCAGGGCCGGCCAAGCATCCGGCGTCAGCAACACGCTGCGTTTTGTCGCCTGCACGAATTCCGGCATCGTTTTGGAGCAGTATTACAAGCAGCCCTTTTTCATGGAGCTGATCCACGATATCGAAGAGCAGTGCCGTTCCCGCGGATATTCGCTGTTGTTCTCCTCCGTTCATACCGGCGACTTCGAATCGGCCGTCGCTGAGCTGGAGGAGGGGCACGAGTCCGGCGGCATCATCCTGCTCGGGACAAACCTGACCGCTCGGCAGGTGCAGTTCGTCGCCGGCAAGCAGCCCCGCCTCGTCGTGCTTGACACGTGCTACGAGACGCTCCCGGTGCATTTTATCGTAATGAACAATGTGATGGGCGCATATCAGGCCGCCAGGCATCTCATGGACCTCGGCCATCGGCGCATCGGCTACGTCCAATCCCATTCGCGGATGCACAATTTCGATTCCCGCAAAAAAGGCTTCCTGAGTGCGCTCGGCGAAGAAGGCATCGGTCCGGACGAGGAGCTTCTCTTCTCCGCCGCTCCGACGACGTTTTCCGCCCAGGAGGAGCTGAAGGAGCGGTTCGCCGCGCTCGGCGACCGGATGCCGACCGCCTTGTTCTGCGAATGCGACTACATCGCGATCAGCGTCGTCAAAACGTTGACCGAGCTCGGCATCCGCGTGCCGGAGGACATCTCGATCGTCGGCTTCGACGATATTCACGAGGCGACGGTCATTTCTCCCGAGCTCACAACCGTGCACGTGGAGAAAGGGAAAATTGCGGAGCTCGCCGTCTCGACGCTGGTTGATATGATCGAAGGCGGCAGCACGGTGAAGACGAAATCGCTGATCGATACGAAGCTCGTCGTCCGGCAGTCGAGCCGCGCGATTTAA
- a CDS encoding MGH1-like glycoside hydrolase domain-containing protein codes for MEQQHLAYADSLRTYIRSKMDVTLKEPVHFLKYPFVDPGSIYDGNLWDWDSFWAVYALLNLAEGTEEKKRILRHAKGNVHNFMDHQLEDGYIPMMICKWDSAEPYLIEKHKQGHILNMHKPFLCQQIALISGWSGDVEWVRGYADKLEAYFACYDRHYYHERTGLYVWADDVMIGMDNDPATFGRPRFSTANTFLNGFMVSELKAMALICRKLGREDRAAHYRAKADALAEAVREEGWDRRDKFFYSVDVDIETRAYDWFHKGLGVFWKSLPIKIRAWTGFIPLWSGIAEPAQAAFLALEHAQDRNTFRSRYGICSLARDEKMYDISATNNPSNWLGPIWIVVNYVVFRGLMNYGFRKQAGDILRGTLELLGRDLEKTGTLHEYYDPETGAPVMNGGFLNWNLLVLNMVDEWNGAEPLSRFLNE; via the coding sequence ATGGAACAGCAGCACCTGGCTTATGCCGATTCGCTGAGGACTTACATCCGCAGCAAGATGGACGTTACGCTGAAGGAACCGGTGCATTTTTTGAAATATCCGTTTGTCGATCCCGGCTCGATTTATGACGGCAATCTGTGGGATTGGGATTCGTTTTGGGCCGTCTATGCGCTGCTGAATTTGGCGGAGGGGACGGAGGAAAAGAAGCGGATTTTGCGGCACGCCAAAGGCAACGTCCACAATTTTATGGACCACCAGCTCGAGGACGGCTACATCCCGATGATGATCTGCAAATGGGATAGCGCGGAGCCGTATTTGATCGAAAAGCATAAGCAGGGGCACATACTGAACATGCATAAGCCGTTTTTGTGCCAGCAGATCGCTTTGATCAGCGGCTGGTCCGGCGACGTGGAATGGGTGCGCGGCTATGCCGATAAGCTGGAAGCATATTTCGCCTGCTATGACCGCCATTACTATCACGAGCGCACCGGGCTTTATGTATGGGCGGACGACGTGATGATCGGGATGGACAACGACCCGGCGACGTTCGGGCGGCCGCGGTTTTCGACGGCGAACACGTTCCTGAACGGGTTTATGGTGAGCGAGCTGAAGGCGATGGCTTTGATCTGCCGCAAGCTCGGCCGCGAAGACCGGGCCGCTCATTACCGAGCGAAAGCCGACGCCTTGGCGGAGGCGGTGCGGGAAGAAGGCTGGGACCGGCGCGACAAGTTTTTTTATTCGGTCGATGTCGATATTGAGACGCGCGCCTACGACTGGTTTCATAAAGGGCTCGGCGTATTCTGGAAATCGCTGCCGATCAAAATCCGCGCCTGGACCGGGTTCATTCCGCTCTGGTCGGGCATCGCGGAGCCGGCCCAAGCGGCGTTTCTCGCGCTGGAGCATGCACAGGACCGGAACACGTTCCGCAGCCGGTACGGCATTTGTTCGCTTGCACGCGACGAGAAGATGTACGACATCTCGGCTACGAACAACCCGTCGAACTGGCTCGGTCCGATCTGGATCGTCGTGAACTATGTCGTGTTCCGGGGCCTTATGAATTACGGCTTCCGCAAGCAAGCCGGGGACATTCTCCGCGGCACGCTGGAGCTGCTCGGCCGGGACCTTGAGAAGACGGGCACGCTGCATGAATATTACGACCCGGAAACGGGAGCGCCCGTCATGAACGGCGGCTTCCTCAACTGGAACCTGCTCGTGCTGAACATGGTGGACGAATGGAACGGCGCGGAGCCGCTCAGCCGGTTTTTGAACGAGTGA